In Aedes albopictus strain Foshan chromosome 3, AalbF5, whole genome shotgun sequence, the following are encoded in one genomic region:
- the LOC134290620 gene encoding uncharacterized protein LOC134290620 produces the protein MLYGRPEAIVQAAIRKIRSLPAPEIDRLESLVNFALTVENLVATIEACGVQDFVYNASLKFELVERLPPTLRLDWAKYTRGNSAPNLLDFSSWLYSMAEDASAVMQTCSTAPRSRSNKGDAFVNVHSESTKNSRDRTREPFKECFVCKGSCPVITKCKRFGELSYESKWSVIREAKLCRKCLRKHNGTCRQQNKCGINGCTYLHHPLLHNEKTGSEHGAVAATNSSCNIHQTQTSDVLFRIIPIVLHGPAKTVRTYAFIDDGSELTLMEKSLALELGLQGSQMALCLKWTGDTSRMENDSQKVEVAISSARNTSQRYKLEDVRTVQQLKLRPQTLIASEMQRRYSHLVGIPFDSYIDVCPRILIGLDNAQLGHALKIREGKSSEPIAVKTRLGWIVYGSCSSVNHSESYVNYHAVQVCECNDASDENLHTAMKNYFALDSMGISNPGKTLLSVDDQRAMEILEAVTHRKDGHYESGLLWKYDAVRLPDSKAMALRRWECLERRMKKEEELAEALRSKMLDYIQKGYVRKLTEEELKTRQPREWYLPVFPVYNPNKPGKLRLVWDAAATVQGISLNSVLLKGPDQLTSLLTVLIQFREFRVAVCGDIRDMFHQVLMRKEDQHCLRFYWEGDTPGSAPNVYAMTVMTFGACCSPTTAQYVKNINAERFEVEYPQAVEAIVKKHYVDDMLASVESEAEAVKLAHDVKHIHAAGGFEMRNWLSNSSIVRASLQEETTTEKYLGAEEENITEKVLGLWWNTTTDCFTFKVSQRYDQDLLAGCRRPTKREVLRTLMMMFNPLGFISHFLMYLKVLMQEIWRSSIDWDTPIEEPQFQKWLIWLKVLPEVANVQLPRCYRLSVSTDSSCNIQMHTFVDASESGFAAVVYLRFEEDDVVETALVSAKTRVAPFLAQNYKLAFSVFG, from the coding sequence ATGCTTTACGGCAGGCCAGAAGCGATCGTCCAAGCTGCTATTAGAAAAATTCGTTCACTTCCAGCCCCGGAAATAGATCGACTAGAGAGTCTGGTCAATTTTGCGCTCACTGTCGAAAACCTTGTGGCAACAATAGAAGCATGCGGTGTACAAGACTTTGTGTATAACGCTTCGCTCAAATTCGAACTGGTTGAAAGATTACCACCGACGCTTAGATTGGACTGGGCGAAGTATACCCGAGGGAATTCGGCCCCAAATCTCTTGGACTTCAGTTCTTGGCTGTACTCTATGGCGGAAGATGCGAGTGCGGTTATGCAGACATGCTCCACTGCTCCGCGAAGTCGCAGTAATAAGGGAGACGCGTTTGTCAACGTACACTCCGAGTCTACCAAAAATTCGCGAGACCGAACGCGAGAACCATTCAAAGAATGCTTCGTTTGCAAAGGTTCTTGTCCAGTAATCACAAAGTGCAAACGGTTCGGTGAACTGAGCTACGAGTCGAAGTGGTCAGTAATACGAGAAGCGAAGCTGTGCCGTAAATGCCTACGTAAACATAACGGTACATGTCGGCAACAAAACAAATGCGGAATCAACGGGTGCACTTATTTGCACCACCCTTTGCTGCATAATGAGAAAACTGGAAGCGAGCATGGAGCAGTAGCGGCAACGAATTCCAGTTGCAACATCCATCAAACTCAGACCAGCGATGTATTGTTTCGGATTATTCCAATAGTACTACACGGTCCTGCGAAGACGGTGCGGACGTACGCCTTCATCGATGACGGATCCGAACTCACGCTCATGGAAAAATCACTTGCGCTGGAGCTTGGACTGCAAGGATCTCAGATGGCCCTCTGCTTGAAATGGACAGGGGATACCAGCAGAATGGAGAATGATTCTCAAAAGGTTGAGGTGGCTATTTCTTCCGCCAGGAATACATCCCAAAGGTATAAACTCGAGGATGTTCGTACTGTTCAGCAGCTGAAGCTAAGACCACAGACCTTGATAGCCTCTGAAATGCAAAGGCGCTACAGTCATCTTGTCGGCATACCTTTCGATTCCTATATTGATGTGTGTCCGCGTATCCTGATCGGTCTAGACAACGCACAACTAGGACATGCATTAAAAATTCGAGAAGGCAAGTCATCTGAACCCATAGCCGTCAAAACACGTTTAGGGTGGATCGTGTATGGAAGTTGTTCATCAGTTAACCACTCTGAAAGTTACGTCAACTACCATGCGGTACAAGTGTGTGAGTGTAATGACGCTTCCGATGAAAATCTCCACACAGCAATGAAGAACTATTTCGCGCTTGACAGCATGGGAATCTCCAACCCTGGAAAGACATTACTCTCCGTAGATGACCAGCGTGCAATGGAGATCTTGGAAGCAGTAACACATCGTAAGGACGGCCATTATGAATCTGGTCTTCTCTGGAAGTACGACGCTGTGCGACTTCCTGACAGTAAGGCGATGGCCTTGAGAAGATGGGAGTGCCTGGAGCGTCGGATGAAGAAAGAGGAAGAATTGGCTGAGGCTCTACGTTCAAAAATGCTCGATTATATCCAGAAAGGATACGTCCGCAAATTGACAGAGGAGGAGCTCAAAACTCGTCAGCCTCGTGAGTGGTACTTGCCAGTGTTTCCAGTTTACAATCCAAACAAACCAGGAAAACTGCGATTGGTATGGGATGCAGCAGCAAcagttcaaggaatttctttaaactcGGTTCTATTGAAGGGACCAGACCAGCTGACATCCCTGCTTACTGTTTTGATTCAGTTCCGGGAGTTCCGAGTCGCGGTATGTGGAGACATTCGGGACATGTTTCACCAGGTCCTAATGAGGAAGGAAGATCAACATTGCCTGAGATTCTACTGGGAAGGAGACACTCCAGGTAGCGCGCCGAATGTGTATGCCATGACGGTGATGACGTTTGGCGCGTGCTGCTCGCCCACGACAGCTCAATACGTCAAGAACATCAATGCGGAGCGATTCGAAGTCGAGTATCCGCAAGCTGTCGAAGCCATTGTTAAAAAGCATTACGTCGACGATATGCTTGCCAGCGTCGAAAGTGAAGCGGAAGCGGTAAAGTTAGCACATGATGTGAAGCACATTCACGCTGCAGGAGGGTTTGAAATGCGCAACTGGTTGTCCAATTCGTCAATCGTCCGAGCTTCCCTACAAGAAGAAACAACTACAGAGAAGTACCTCGGGGCCGAGGAAGAAAACATTACCGAAAAGGTATTAGGTCTGTGGTGGAACACAACAACCGATTGTTTCACGTTTAAGGTATCTCAACGATACGATCAAGACCTGCTAGCCGGATGCCGCCGACCCACCAAACGTGAGGTGCTTCGAACGCTAATGATGATGTTCAATCCGCTGGGTTTCATCTCGCATTTTCTGATGTACTTAAAAGTACTGATGCAGGAGATCTGGAGGTCGTCGATTGACTGGGATACCCCTATTGAAGAACCACAGTTCCAGAAGTGGTTGATTTGGctcaaagttctaccagaagtagCCAATGTCCAGCTTCCACGATGTTATAGACTATCAGTGTCAACGGATAGCAGTTGCAACATTCAGATGCACACGTTCGTGGATGCGAGTGAGAGCGGATTCGCAGCAGTTGTGTATCTGAGGTTCGAAGAAGACGACGTTGTTGAGACTGCACTCGTCAGTGCAAAAACTAGAGTTGCTCCATTCCTCGCTCAGAACTACAAGCTAGCATTCTCGGTGTTCGGCTAG